A segment of the Hemicordylus capensis ecotype Gifberg chromosome 6, rHemCap1.1.pri, whole genome shotgun sequence genome:
gtgtgtgtgtgtgtgtgtgtgtgtgtgtgtccccgtgtgtcccccccaccctcaactttgcaatgcttggaccaatatgaaccaaatcgggtacagttgtagggacacatagggacacctcaatggcatagtatgtgatgatatcatccaccccagtccaagatggtggatgcataaacttttgatgtgcaggtgggctaacttgtgaaccgcttaaccaatttgaaccaaatttgctccagctgcagggacacctagggacacctcaacatgaCCACATGTTGACCACATGTAAGACACATCTTTTGAACTTAAGCCAGCATTCCCCCAGCCATTATGGTAGGTCAAGTAACCTTCTCTGTCTTAACCCTCATCTGCATTTTGAGGTAGATTTGTACTCCCAGGAGtacaaataaaacataaaacaaaaacaaaaaacactgcaCTCTCAGGTATGCTCTTGTTATCAGAATTTTACCTGCACTCTGGTATGCAAGACATCCACAAGTATGCCCCCTCACCAATTAGGATATTTATGTTCTTGataaaaaatatgacacaggataGAAAACTACCAAAAATGAATGGGTTTTCTAcagtggggtggtttctatcccattcccatgtcAAGTCAATTGGAAGAAAAACCATCCCAGAAATGGGCATTCTATGGTGGGGGTGATAtctatcccatgcccatgttAAGCGATAGTGGAATTTCTCTAAAGCTTATGGGGGGACAGTGCTGGCAATCCGACAGATGACAGTCTATTTTTATAAAGTTTTCTTTAACCATGGTGGTGGCACCCATAGCAGCCATGTGGGTGTACCTGATACAGAAATGAACACAGTTTGGCAGCCACTGCTATAACTATCCTCTTCCTAATATAGAACAAGACATGCAAATATTTAACTGAACAAATGCTTTTAAGTATTTACGATACTCTTTTTGGCTCATGGTTCAGGGGGCGCCAGGTAGGTGGGCAGCAACCGGATGTCAGTCTTCCAGGggtcagtctccccccccccttttttgcctgTCCCATCTTTAGTAGTGATGAATAAAAACATGGCTGCCACCAAGATGATGTGGGAAGTAAGTAAGTTTGGAAACCTCCActtttttttaatcctcttcAGAGCACAGAACAAGAGTTCTATTAACTGAATGACTGCTTTTTGACATTTAAGAAGAAAATGCTCTCTTCTATAACTGCTAATATTTGTCCTCCTGCAAATCCAGCAAAGGTTATGCTTATTGGGACCCCTACatatcggcaaaggagtaagataaggctgtatactttctccttatttattcaatatttATGTTGAatgtatactgagagaagctggactggaggaagatgagcatggctttaaagttttaaagttggaggaaaaaacttcaataacctgtgctacactgatgacaccactctgatagctgagaatgtggatgatcttcaagctctagtaatgcaagtcaaggagcacagtgaaaaaatgggactatgactaaatgtaaggaagactaaactaatgacaatgggtacagcaacgagcctcagaactgataatgaagacattgaagtgatggatagtttctgcctcttaggatcgactatcaacaGAAATGGATCCAActgtcaagaaatacaccacacacTAGCacgtggtagggttgcaatgaaggccttggaaaggatatttagatactgtgACGTGTCCATACTTACAatgattagaatcatttggacaatggtttttcccatgacactctatggatgtgaaagctggactttgaagaagcaagttagaaaaactattgatgcttttgaactatggttctggagaagacttttgaggataacatggacagccaggaaaacaaacaaattgatcatagaacaaatcaatccataattttaactcaaggcacaaatgactagggaGGTGTGAAACAATTTgagtacaaaactatttgtacctgaatctggctgattcgggtgatttgtagacaaaacaaatcatgcctgtgctcaattgctcaattgcccagattcgggtacaaaacaaatcacctcagattcggacccaaaaaattcagagatttggacatccattttgtggccaaagtgggctgggtggtagtgcaatgggtgcaagaaagctaccacccacatttcaaagaaattggccaaaggggagatttttaaaaatatttttgaagttcatgcattttaagctttttcccatagggaataatggggatttcatcagccttagttataactacCTGGGGGGTGGGCatcagggtggtccagagtgggttatagtgggtggcagtgcccaatggttgcaaggaagctaccacctgtatttcaaagaaattgggcaatggtgcattttgttttgttttgttttttaaaaatgaagttggcatgtctttgtgggaGATTTGtgacagaaaaggggtttcaggggcagaagagtgggtcaggtggttttgccccaatgggtgcctgctatcacccagatttcaaataaattggtgaaaggggtgatttttaattttttcctcaagtttgcacatctttaagctttcccccatagggaataatggggaatttcagcagctgcaTAACACtacttgggggcaccagggtggcccagagtgggttgtggtatagtgcatatagggtgccgaACAAtcccaaaatgacaagcccagggggcactgggttttgttgttttcaatgtctgaggtgttttgagagtagattctctcataggaaatgagagaatccactctcattataactaaggctgatgaaatccctaTTGTCCCCtatgagaaaaagcttaaagatttgtgaacttcaaaaatcttttaaaatcacccttttacctaattcctttaaaatatgggtggtaacttccttgtacccattgggcattaccacccaccacaacccactctgggccaccctggtgccccccacatggagctacaAGACTGCTGCAATCCCCAtcatcacccctttgcccaattactttgaaatttgggtggtagcttccacccattgggaactaccacccaccccactcttttgctccTGGAACCCCTTTTTACCCCAAataaatttggatttggatttggatttggaaaatccGTGTACAAATCTactctggggtgattcgggggggggggggcagattcagacccaaaacaaataagTGGTgcttcaatttgggtaaaaattgaatcaaaaaaattgatttgtgcacatccctacaaatgaccaggctcaaactatcttaCTTTGGACACACTATctgaaaatccagctcccttgagaagaccattatgctggggaaagttgaagcaaagagaagaagaggatgaccagcagcaaattggatggacttgattatgacagcaatgaatgcaccactggcagaccttaaaggccaagctgaagacagattatcctggaaagaatctatgtggtcactaagagtcgacaccaaattgactgcacttaatcaatcaatcaattaatataTCAGTTGGGCTCTATCAATTTGAACTAAAAGCACACATCTATGCTTGTTCACTTGCAAGTAAATTCCACTGCTTTCAGTGAGACTCACTCCCAAACCTAAATCCTATTCAATTGCTTTCATCtgaatgtattcattttaaaaattactctGACTTGTGCCCAATAGCTCTGCCTGTATGACAGGCTCGAGTTTGGGGTTGGAACTGAAATGCATCCAAAGAGAAATTGAAAGAGAATTTTAGGGTTCTGCCCAAGAAGAATTATCTGAGAATGTTACCAAAATTGTTCCATCTTAGCAATTGTATTTGTTTGTACATTTCTGACATTGTATTTGTTGTGCATGgtatgatttctatactgcttttttgTTCGTGGTATGATTTCTATACTACTTTTCATTAAACtaaccccaaagcaatttacaatataattttatattatatacaaCACACAGCAATAtacaacacacaattaaaatacaaaaagtacagatataaCATATACATGTAAATATAATATATCTCTActtaaatgtttaaaaacctGTATAAAGCAGTAACACAAAAGACACAAAGCAGCAGTGTTAAAAATGCACTCATATAAATGCCTGTATGAAtagccacatttttacttgttttctaaaaactgtgattggACATAGCACCAATCTCATTACTAATATTCTAACAGATAGTTAAACAATgagtaaatatttttaaaggatcATAGAGAACACAATCCCATATCTCCTATTTATTTTAGTTTCTTGCTGGTTTCCTTTCACAgacttaaaacaaatttaaaaacatcttcatTCTTGAATCGTTATACATTCTTAATGGCTCCACAGCTGTGCTGTGCTGTCATCTCCTTTGTACATTAAGAATGCTTGCGTTGCAGCTAAGGGCGAAACTGAATATTATGTATAGTTCCATAATACTTGGAGGTTTTTTAACATTTCATAAAGAATAAAGCTTCAGTTTGATGTGAGTGTGACACTGGGAGAGGGGAGCTTAACTCATTCACCACATCATCTTTtcctgcttaaaaaaacaaaacaaaaaaacccaaactaatTTTTCCCTCCACTTGCAAAAAAGAGGTCATTCAAGCAATCAGAAATTGTGTTCAAGGTTTGAGAGTAgtttgtgctcccagtttttggctgtgtgaaagcaaggtaagaggataaCCAAGGTAGGCATGGtagtgtagaagcaaggtaggaggggacctggggtagcttttcctcctacgttGCTCCCACACTAGAACTTCTAACCAGATTTTCCCCTTAACATGCTTCCACAGaaccaatgaggctattcacacaagtgtgcaaaacaggGTGTGAACCACAGGATCTAAGCTGAGAATCTGCGGGGAAAGTAAGTTGAACCCTCCTTCCCCAAGGACAGCCCGCGtgcttttctcactgatcatgagaagagtaCTGCTAATaataattgggagcacacaaagctcctaaacctgggtagaacacagcttttgattttgtgaatgacctcataggcTTTCCTTCCAGCTTCTGGATAGACAACATTCATTTACATATCACATTCATAAACAATCTTTAAACATTCTGATCATGAACATGAATGAGGTTTACAAAGCATCTTGAAGGTTTTATTTATTGCTCCCTTTACTTCTTTGTTCCTCAAGCTGTATATGAGGGGATTGACCAGTGGGGTGAGCAGAGTGTAGAACAGAGAAGACAGTTTCTTCAGTTCACTCAAAGAACTTATGTCTGGTAAGCCATAGACAATTATCAAGGAGCCATAGAAGCAAGAAACCACTGTGAGGTGAGAGGAGCAGGTAGAGAACGCTTTTTGTTTCCCAGTGGTGGACGGGATTCTTAAAATGCTTTTGATGATGCAAATATAAGAGGTCAGAGTTATTAGGAATGGGGGAAGGGTGCCTATGGAGCACACTACAAAGGCTGTTATTTCAACCAAATAGGTGTCATTGCAGGAGAGTTTTATCACTGGGGTAAAATCACAGAAGAAATGATTAATTTTGTTCGGTCCACAGAAACTCAATTTGGACACTAAGTATATGATGGCACTGATCCCCAGTGAACCACTTATCCATGATACAGCAATTAGCTGGACACAAATTCTGCCATTCATTAGCATTGCATAATGCAATGGTTTGCATATGGCTAAATAACGATCATAAGACATGACTGCGAGGAAGTAACATTCTGTACCAGCAAGAAAGCCAAAGAAATAAAGTTGTGCAAAGCATCCACCAATAGAAATGGTTTTATCCCCACTCAGAAAACTGACCAGCATCCTTGGCATGATGGTTGAGCTATAGCAAGTCTCCAGGCAGGACAGATTCCCcaggaagaaatacatgggggTGTGAAGGTGCTGATCAGTGATGACAAGAAGAACAATGAGGATGTTCCCAGCCATGGTTGCTATATAGATAGTTAGAAATAACATGAAAAGTAAAATGCGTAGATCCTCACGGTTGAAGTCCACGAGAATAAATGCTGCAAGAGCTGTTTGGTTTCCCTTTCCTGCATTGATGATTAGGTGCATCTAAACAACAGCAAACAATTTCAGGATATAATTAGAGATATTATTGCTAGACTTTATTATTGATAGACTCCTTAATTTAAGGCCTATCAGTGGATGGTTGCCTGTCTATAGCGAAAACTGACAAAACAAGCTGAACAAACAAGCCAATGCAATCCCTTTCAGCCACTGGAAGACAGAGGTCATCCACAGAATCAAAATtggtgttctacccgggtttgagaTGTGTGTGTTCTCTCAATATTCTGTTAGGTAGAAACAAGGTTGGAGGAAGACCagtgtagaagtgattgtgtggaaacaaggtaggaggaaaagctacccagtgtGATTGATTTATTCAaaagatacttttaaaaacagcacTTCTCATCAGGTGAACACCGCCAGAGCAGCTAAAGAGCAGAAATACCAGCTCATGCCAGATAAATGTGATTGCTGGTAACTTGTGACTATTTACTTGTCACTGGTTGTCTGAACCCATCAATACACATTGATTTGGTGTGGGGAACTGGTTCATTTCTATTATGTTTATGAGCAGAGAGAAAATGATAGAGCATTCAGGTGGTACAACTTGTGCAAGGCTGTACACTTTAAGACTGTGTGGGGGCTGCAGATTTGactcaaactttttttaaaaaagcagacagTTTATCTGTTAAATTTTTTGGGAAGACTACTAGATGCTAACCATTTTTCTCTGGCTTTCTATATTCAACAATGATTTGTTTTTAAGGAAAAATGAGGAGGCCATTCCAGCATGCATCCTACCCCTAGAGACTGAAATGGCACAGAGTCTTGTGGTGCAAATTAGTAAACAGAGCCAGATATTCAGGTCTTTGACAGGACTTGCAAACTCCAGTGGTCTAACACAAGCCCATAGACGTAGATGCCACCACCAcaaaggaaaataggaagctgcattcgatcattggtccatctagctcagtactgtctacacttactggcagcagttctccaaggtttcaggtagaagtctttccctgccctacctgaagatgccagggattgaacatgggatcttctgcatgcaaagtgatGCTCTACCACTTATATGCCTCCCTTCCTGGAAGCACGGATGAGATACAGCTGCATCCCTTTACAGCAGGCAGTGTTTGCATGTCAAGgtccatccagatgcaaaccaagtcAAACACTACTTAGGAAAgagtacaattcatgcttgctactgcaaaacCAACACACCATCCTATTCCTTCACATATTTCCTTTCACTTTTCAAGAGTGAATAACTTAGGAGCTTTGAGGGACATAGCAGGGGTTTCAACCTgagtacaattcatgcttgctactgcaaaacCAACACACCATCCTATTCCTTCACATACTTCCTTTCACTTTTCAAGAGTGAATAACTTAGGAGCTTTGAGGGACATAGCAGGGGTTTCAACCTTGAGTCCTCAGAGggtgttgattacaactcccatccttctcagccacaatggccaacatctggggacccaaggttttaAACCCCTGGTTTAGCCACTTAGCTTTTTTGAGCCTGCTCCTTGAAATCAAACTGGAATCCATACCAGCAATACAAATCAAAATGCTTTAGCTTATCAGAGTGTGATGGATCACATCACCATATAGACAGAGAGTTAACAGGAGCCCTTACCTTAAAACCTTAATATCATGGAATCATGATTCGTTGATCTTTACCATACCAATCTCTGTCATGAAACCTCTTCAGCACACATCACTTCTCTAAGATAGGTTACTTAGAAGCCATTATATTAGTGATGATTCTGCATCTAGTGCTTCGGAACTTCCATTTCAACCATTTCCACAAAACCTTACTGATCTCATTCTAGAATGAACACTTGGCTGTGTCTATTGATTTGTGCCTTTCATTGCATTTATGAGTCATATCAACATCCATATTAATAAGCTTGAATAATCTCAGTGGGAAAGAAACATGGAGAAAACATAACATCCAAATAGCAAGGGAAATCTGTGACTCCCCTAAAAATTATTGGTGTATTCTTCTACTTGGAAAATCCCAGTAGGTTTCTTGAGGTAAATAAACATTTCAAGGACCCTGAAGAAATATTTATGAAAAATCCTCTGAGCTATCCAGAGCTGAGGATCACAAGAAAGTATTTGTTCTCCCCAGACCCTAGCCCCAAGAAAACACTGACAACCAAATTGTGGatataaagggccacaactttattaaccaaATTAATTTGAGTTAGCAGACTGTAGGAGGGTAAgcactgcaccaccacccccgacAGTGCGGACCTTAAAAGACCGGGTTCAGAATTCACAGTCCTGATGGCATCCCAGTACCCTCCTCGATGTCACATTTAGTGTTGATTCTAAAGAGACAGTGAATTGCATTATATTTTCTATATTTCTAAAACATTTCTAGGATATTCTGTCTTATAGTAAAGACCTATAATCATTGTGATATACTACAGTATTTACAAGAGTATCTTGGAAGGTGCATACAGAATGCTGGGAATTATACTCAATTATCATTACATTGATTttagtctttgaccagcataaagtacaatacaacatatttaaatatttacaCAGTTTAAATGTATCAAGATTTGAGCATCCTGGAAGATGCATTGGAAGATTGCTGGGAAattgagtctttcccagctcattCCCCATAAATTCTGTGGGGAAGATGCTGGGAAGGAGTACAATTTCCAGAGCTGTGTGTAAACCTTTAAAGATAGTGCTCAGCTGGACAGGGATGTGTTATTCTTACACCAACTTCTTggccagcactggggaaagcacagcactatGTGGAGGTGAAAACAAACTGGAGTTTTTCCCAAAAGTTGCTCCCACTTGGATAATAGTGAATATCACTGACCTATGGATTTTTCTTGCTGTAAAAACAAAGATCCCCTTGCCCCAATGCAAGATTTAAGAGATAGAAGAGATAGATTAATAAAATGGGAATTGCAGGATGAATTTAGTTTTGTAAATAGGCAGGGTAAATTTCACTGAGATTACCTCagaatttgtttttttttaatagttgtaaTAGAAGTCAATGGGACCTTCTTATCACCGAAATCAAATGCAGTTCTTCTGTCTGACACTAAGGATTGGGCAGCAGCACAATGACAGCTTAAAGAACTGAGAGGTAATTCTGAAGAAGTGTGAGGGAGTCATTGTTTGCCAGAAAGACAATAAAGGATGGGGGGGCAGGAAGGAAAGGATGCTTCAATCTTGGGCAatcttactcagaagtaagcccttaTGAACAAAGAGGGACTTGAGCTAAAATGTCTGGGATCCTTTCATTTCTACACATCCGCAGTCATGTGCACGTAGTGCCTTTGCATTGTTTGTTAGTGTGTTTGTGTCGGTGGTTTTGTCTCTTTGTACACATTTGTTTATGTTTCTGTGTGTTCTGTAAGTGTGTGTATGTTTCTGTGTATCTGTGTTTGAGATTGGGCAATGCATATGTACACGTGcatatgtacatgtgtatgtgtgagcagagatgcatgtttgtgtgggtgtgcgtacacagatgcatgcatgcatgcggaTGTGACCAGATGTGTGTGCATTCATGATCACACACTGTTTAAATATTTGTATCAAAAAGACGATGATATTGAGGTTCTCTATTTTCTCCTGGATTTTAATAAATTCTACAAAGCATCTTAAAGGTTTTCTTTATTGCTTCCTTTACTTCTTTGTTTCTCAAGCTGTATATGAGGGGATTGACCAGGGGAGTGAGCAGAGTATAGAACAGAGAGAACAGTTTCTTCAGTTCACTCAAAGAACTCATGTCTGGGAGGACATAAACAATCATCAAGGAGCCATAGAAGCAAGAAACCACAATGAGGTGTGATGAACAAGTAGAGAATGCCTTTTGTTTCCCAGTGGTGGATGGGATTCTTAAAATGCTTTTGATGATGAAAATGTAAGAGGTCAGAGTTATTACAAGTGGAGGCAGAGTGGCTAAGGAGGAGACTATGAAGGCTGTCATTTCAACCATATGGGTATCATTGCAGGAGAGGCCTATCACTGGCATAAAATCACAGAAGAAATGATTAATTTTGTTGGGTCCACAGAAACTCAATTTGGACACTAAGTATATGATGGCACTGATCCCCAGTGAACCACTTATCCATGATAGAGCAATTAGCTGGACACAAATTCTGCCATTCATTAGCATTGCATAATGCAATGGTTTGCATATTGCTAAATAACGGTCATAAGACATTACTGCTAGGAAGTAACATTCTGTACCAGCAAGAAGCCCAAAGAAATAAAGTTGTGCAAAACATCCATAAACAGAAATTGATTTTTCTCCAGTCAGAAAACTGATCAGCATCCTTGGCACGATGTTTGAGCTGTAGCAGGTTTCTAGGCAGGACAGATTGCCCAGAAAGAAATACATGGGGGTGTGAAGGTGCTTATCAACGACCACCAAAATAACAATGAGGATGTTCCCTGCCATAGTTGCAATATAGATAGCTAGAAACAACATGAAATGTAAAATTTGTAGATCTTCAGTATTAAAGTCCAGGAGGATAAACTTGGCAGGATCTGTGTGATTTCCTTTTTCTGGCTTGATGATGAATTGCATCTGAAGAAGAAGAGACAGTTGTAACATATTAAAGATATTTCTTGCAAGTATCAGTTTATTTCAAAATATATCAAAAGATGGTTGCCTGTGGGCAAAATTACACAACAAAGGTTAGATATGAGACTagagttggctctattaaatgtattttcgggagctaatttggcattattgtctaaggatcttatagtttttatgttaactgtggCTAGATTATCCATCGCACAATACTGGAAGAATAAAACTATGTCTTTGACATCTTGGTACCAGTCTACGTgtcatattgccatatctgaaaaaaaTGACCTATATTATTTGTCTTTGAgtgggtcaagctaattctaatgattttttaatgatatggtcagattttattctgttcacaaatcaagataattttagtccttctcctccatctaattatttacatatctggaaggatggttaatggatgtcattatgtatcattttttaattattcatgtttatgtattgtcttattaaaataataattaaaaaattgatGGTTGCCTGACCATAGCCAAAACTAGCAAAACAAATTAAACCAACAAGCTAATGCAATCTCTTTTAGTTATTGGAAGATTTTGCATGCACATCACACCAAAACTTCATTTCtgctgagagagaagaggaacAAATTAAGGGAAGGGGGGCAAAGGTTGTATGAGGTTTACAACATTCAACACTTATTAGTGGTATTCCTGTGATAAATAACATTTGCCACATAATCCAGTGCATTTTAAATCAGAATTAAGTCCCACATTGTTCAATGGGATTTCATTCCTCATAAATGTGTTTATAATTGCAGCCATAGTTTCTCAGGGTTAGGTCACACAACTAGCACACAATTTTCTGAGGAGTGGCCAGAGCCTTCATGAGCACTGAATGGCAAGGCTTGTGTGAAGGCAACATTTTCTTAGTGTGCTGCATGTGACAAAAACATAATAGTATGAGAAGATGAAATGCAAGGGATTGGTGTTGCTTTTTTGTGTTCACTACATCTCCCACATGCAAGCTCAAGTTTGACCAATACACCAGCCACACAAAAATAAACATGCACCTTCCCACCCCAACTCCAGTCAGTCTAGGTTGTATACAACAACTTGGCTATCATTCTCTGGCAGTAGTTGGAGCTAAGTTCAAATTTTAGTAAAGAGAGGATGAAGAAAAGCTCTATTGACTATCATATCACAtaagggttgactcagccttccatccttccgaggtcggtaaaatgagtacccagaatgttgggggcaatattctaaatcattgtaaaccgcttagagagctttggctatagagcggtatataaatgtaagtgctattgctattgctattgctataattgtGTGATTTATTTAGTTAAAAGATACCTTTCTTACTGTTCATCAGGTGAACACCTGCAAATCAGCTACTAATAATTAAAACACTACAATCTATCCAAATCCAATAACTTAAAAACTGCAAAATTCACATACAAACAAGCCTATcagcagaaaagaaaaaatagCCAAAACTGGATATAACTCAGTATTTCAAAGGCATGCGGGATTCACAGGATGCTCATCTGATGTCCAACGGGCACCTAGtgacctctctgggaagagcactccAACATTTAGAGGCCACACTCCTCTGCCTGCCTTACTTCTGAAGGCAAAGGGACCCCAAAAATGTCTCCAAGGAAGATCTTAGTAAGTACTATGCCATTTTTCCTGGTGTCCTTAACATGTTCGCATTGCAAGTGATCTAGGGCCTTAGAAATTAACACCAGCACACTGAAATAAACTTGGATCAAGGTGTCTCATAGTACAAAAAACATACATGCTATCTCACTAACAGATATGACTCTTCTAATCCTATTAAGGATTAGCATCATCCTGGAAAGGTTTACAAGTTCAGAAATATTAACCATTTGAATTCTGTGCTGCTCTCTGACGAGTTTCTACAAAAAGGATAGAGATATGGCCTCCTAGGAAATGCAAAGATTTGCAGTGAGTCTTTCTTGGATCATTTTAATCATGTATCAAGTTGTGTGTGGCTGATGTACAATCATGAGTACCTAAGGAATATAAGCAAGCAGCAGACTTGAGTGAAGGACTGGATAGTGATGTCCGAaatgattcagatacaaaactatttgtactcAAA
Coding sequences within it:
- the LOC128331188 gene encoding olfactory receptor 10A4-like; protein product: MHLIINAGKGNQTALAAFILVDFNREDLRILLFMLFLTIYIATMAGNILIVLLVITDQHLHTPMYFFLGNLSCLETCYSSTIMPRMLVSFLSGDKTISIGGCFAQLYFFGFLAGTECYFLAVMSYDRYLAICKPLHYAMLMNGRICVQLIAVSWISGSLGISAIIYLVSKLSFCGPNKINHFFCDFTPVIKLSCNDTYLVEITAFVVCSIGTLPPFLITLTSYICIIKSILRIPSTTGKQKAFSTCSSHLTVVSCFYGSLIIVYGLPDISSLSELKKLSSLFYTLLTPLVNPLIYSLRNKEVKGAINKTFKMLCKPHSCS
- the LOC128331189 gene encoding olfactory receptor 2AP1-like; amino-acid sequence: MLQLSLLLQMQFIIKPEKGNHTDPAKFILLDFNTEDLQILHFMLFLAIYIATMAGNILIVILVVVDKHLHTPMYFFLGNLSCLETCYSSNIVPRMLISFLTGEKSISVYGCFAQLYFFGLLAGTECYFLAVMSYDRYLAICKPLHYAMLMNGRICVQLIALSWISGSLGISAIIYLVSKLSFCGPNKINHFFCDFMPVIGLSCNDTHMVEMTAFIVSSLATLPPLVITLTSYIFIIKSILRIPSTTGKQKAFSTCSSHLIVVSCFYGSLMIVYVLPDMSSLSELKKLFSLFYTLLTPLVNPLIYSLRNKEVKEAIKKTFKMLCRIY